The window TACTCGCCGGCCTCGAGCTTTTTCCAGCAGGCGAGAAGCTCTTTCTGCCAGGGTTTGTGGAGGAACAGCCTCGCGAGGGGGGCGGCGGTGATCATGACGCCGTCGTTGAGGTCGGGCTTGTAGGGCAGTTTCGCCACGCGGAGCAGCTCGTCGCGAAAGTCCTTCAGCTCGTGGAGCAGGCTCTCGAGTTCCTCGGCCGCCTTCCGGTCCTTCGCGGACGGGGCCTCGCCCATCCGGGCCCGGACGCGCGCCAGGTCCTTCTCGACGTCGGCGATCTTCGGCTCGACGAAGTCGGTGATGCACGCGTACAGCGTCTGGTCGGTGAGCCGGTGGTAATACACCCACAGCGTGTATGACCCCGACGCCGTCGATAGCGGCCAGTATATCGGCGCCTTCCGCCGGCTCTTCGAGTAGCGCTTCAGGTGATCCGCAAAGAACAGCGCCGGCTTGCGGAAATACTCGCGCAGGGATTTCACCCCGAGGATCTCGCAGATCTCCTGTTCGACGGGCTGGCCGGCGAACACGATCGCGTCGAGAATGCTCCGGACGAGCGGCTCGATGTCGCGGGGATGGCCGGGATCGTCGACGAGGATGCCGTTCTCGGGGAAGGCGACCGGGTAGCCCTCGGGCGGCGCCGCGCAGGGGAGCCCATCGGGGCCGGTCAGCATGCCGGCCGAGCAGGCCGGGAGCGGGTCGAACGGGGCCGGCGCCGGGGGCGGCTCTCGCCCGCCCGTGGCGAGCCGGACGTCGAACCGGCCGAACGCCGCCCCGAACGCCCACGAGACCAGCTCGGCGGTGAGGCCCGCGGCATCCGCCGCAGCATCATCGTCGGCTTCGTACCCATCATCCGCTTCGGCGCCGGCTTCATCAGTATATTTATCGCTATCTATGGCCGCGTCATCACCATCGGCCGGCATCGGGCCGGCTTTCTCGGGGGCGATGGCCCGCCGGTCCTCCTCGCCGATGCCATACAGGTCGAAGCATCGCTCGTCGATCTCGGCCTGGATCGATGCCAACTCTGCATCAACGGCCCTGGCGCGCTCACCCCACATCGCCGCCCGCATAGCGAGTGAATATTCGTGCTTCGATACCTCAGCACGAACGGAAGAGGCATTCCGGATGCATGACAAAAGCGCGGGAAGTTCGAACGCATGCGATGTCTCATTGCGCGTGTCGAGGGACCGCTTCAGCGCCCAGGCCCGCCGGGCCAGCCCCGCGAGCGCCTCCCGGTCGGCCGCCGAAAGCTCCGGCACCGGCGTACGCTGGATGACGCCGACCTCAAATGAGCCGAACGCCATCTGTAAATCGACAAATGCGCGAAAAGTGCTTGAATTAATAATGGCAAGTAAAGAACAAAGCTCTTTTGATGAATCTCCTTCAACGAAAGCTGATGGCCCCTTATCGGCAAAAAGGCATCCAGTGGGCATTATTCGTACGGATAACCCTCCCTGGGTTCTCCGAGGCCAAGTTATTCCGGGTCGAATATAATTACATTCACGGTGCATAACCCAGCTTGCATTGCCCTTGAGGTAAGGAAACTTTTTGATCGCTTCAGCTTCAATTTCACGCCCTTCGTCAATCCAATTCACAATTAAGTAGATATCAGCATAAAACCGGCTGAATTGGCCTCCCTTTGCGAAAGGAAACCATCCTGAGGCAGGGCGTGTGAGCGCTTGATCAGCGAATCTTTCCCAAGAGAGACGAAGATAGCGAAAGTCATTGTTTGTCGAAAGTGCTCGCTGTGCAACACGCCCATCTGACTCAAAGGGTTGAAAAACTCTGAATTTATCGAGAAAATCATCACTTACCCAGTAAGCAAAGGGAGTTCGTGGAACAGCGGTAAAACTTGTGGGATCGACAATGAAGACTTGTTTCCCTTGTTCTAAAGAAGGACTTTCTAATGCAGATCGCAGGGCTACAGTTTTGTCGGCAGCACCAAGAAGACGAATAAATATAGTATTCATTGTATAATACTCTTTTCCAGGCAGTAGGCGGCGACTTCTACCATGGCGTTGTCGAGGACGCCGTGGCCGAGGTCGGCGAAGACGGCGGGCGGGGCCTTGGGGAGGATGACCTCCTCGCGCCATTTCTGGAAGCTCGAGAGGAAGAAGCCGGTGCGGGAGGTGATGGCGCCGAGGCGGGCGCGGGGGTGGAGGAGGTCGATGCCCCGCTCGACGAAGGCGGCGTAGACGTCGTTCTTCGTTTTCGGCCAGCTCTTCTCGAACGTTTTTTTGGCCGTCGAGGCGCAGGCCCCGAACGGGGGATTCATCAATACCACATCGTATGTTTTCCCGGCCGTCTCGACGAGGCCGAGGCCCTGCAGGGCGTCGTCGGCGAACAGCCGCCGGCGCGTCCCGGCCGCCTCGGCCGCGGCCGACGAGACGAAGGTGTGCAACGCCTCGACGAGCCGGGGCTCGAGAAACTCGAAGAACCGCTGGTCGTCGATGCCCGAAAAGTCCAGCTCGCCCTGGGCCCGCTCCGGTTCGAAGCCGGGCAGGTAGCCCTTCTTCTTCTCCCGCTCGCGGGCGGCGAACTGGCTCCGCGCCTCCGCGACGGCCCCGGCGATCGACGCCTCGATCTTCAACAGCAGACCGAGCTCCCCGGCGAGCTGCATTTCCGTAACGATGTTTTTGAACAGGGCGCCCAGCAGGGGCGGGTCGAGCGTTCCGGCGAACTCCTCGACGAGCGCCGCGTCGCCCGGCATCGGCTCGGCGACCACGACGTTCGTCCGCCGGATCAGCGGCCGGGCCGCCCGGCTCAGCCCCGCGTCCCGGAACGACCGCTGGGCCCTCAGCCAGAGCGAGAGCTGGGCGATCTGGGCGCACCGCGGGTCGATGTCGACCCCGTGCAGGTTCCGGCCCAGGATCAGCCCCGGCACGGCCGCGCGCAGGGCTTCGAGCGTCGGATACTCCTCGCGCAACGGCTTCCCCGTCGACTCGCTCGCGGGTGCCTCCGGGTCGTTCCAGGCCTCCTCGTACATGATCGCCAGCAGATCGTATGCATACAGCAGAAAATGCCCCGAGCCGCACGCCGGGTCGAGCAGGCGCAGATCCCGCGGGTCCTTCATCGACCGGGGTTCCCAGGCTTCGCCGGGCCGGACGACCAGGAACTCGCAGGCCTCGGCCAGGCGGGTGTTTCCCTTTCTCATCTCGTACCAGATCCGGCCGAGGGTGTTGTCGGTGAGGAACTGGACGACGTAGCGGGGGGTGAAGAACTGGTTGCGGACGGCGAGCTCGCGGCTGTTGCGCGGGGCGGCCGAGGCGTCGCGCATGGCTTTGCGCTCTTCCCGCGAGTTGAAATACTGGTAGATCCAGCCGATGGTTTCGTCCTCGGCCCAGAGGTGCTTCAGGTCGGCGGCGTCGATCAGCTCGAGCAGGGCGAGCAGGGCCGGCTCGCGCGGGAACAGCAGGCCCATCGGGGAGTGGCGGTCGAACAGCACGCCCAGATCGACCGAGATCTCGTCGCAGAGGCAGGAGAGGTAGGCGCAGTACCGCTGGTAATGCGTCCCGAGAGCCGTTCCGGCGATCTTCAGGTAAACCTGGAACCCCTTCGACCGGTAGCCCTCGCGCACGCTCTCCTCGACCAGCCGCCGCTCCTCGGCCATCCGCAGGGCGGCGAACCGGTTCAGCACCGTGAACGCCTGCTCCCGGATCACCCGGTCGACCGCCTCGGCATACGCGCCCTTCGCCGTCTCGCGCCCCGCCGCCAGGTGCGCCACCCGGTCGCGCAGGGCCCGACTCGCCGCCCGCTCCCCGTCCGACAGGTGCGTCAGCCGCTCCAGCCCCGTCACCGTCCCGTCCGGCTGGATCCCGTGGACTTCCTGCAACTGCCGCGTGAACTCCTCGGTCAACAGTGTTCGCGCCGCCCCCACCATCCGGCTCAGCCGGTTCCGCGTCTCGGTATCGAATGCCATTCCTGGACTCCCCTGAAAACCGTCGACTCCTGCCGACGCCCCGTGTCTATGCGGTGATCCCCGCGTGAAACTGCGATAACAATCGAGCGATGCGCACCTGCTCCTCCTCGGCATACACCAGGGACGCGACCATCCGGCGGCTCAGTTCCTCCCGTGATGCCTTGTCATCAAGAATGGCCCTGATGAGACGGCACGTTTCCGGCCCATGCATACGGCGGATGTCCTGCCCGAGAAGCCGTGCGCCGGCCAACACCGGGTCGAAGCCGCACTGCTGAAGGATACTATATTCATCCCCATAGAGGCGATCTTCATTTCCCAGCTCGGCGTAAGTTCTCAAAAGGAGCGCGATGTCCGAGGCATCATGCGTCAGACGGGCTTTTCTATCCCTCCAGGCGAAGCATTTCAGCACGACCTGGCTTGGAATGGAAGCGACCCGAAGCATCAGTCCGGGTCGGATTTCGATCTCGAGCGCGTTGGCCATGGCTTCCTGAAAGCCGTGCACGGGAAGAACACCCCCATCCGGACCGGGCCATCGGATCTCCCCTGCAGGTGTCTCGAGAGGCCCGAATGGAATCAGATCGATCGGCAGTTGGATGCCGCCAGGCCCCGAAAACTGAACGAGGTGCGGGGACCGTTCGTCGCAAACGACGCTCCCGGTCGCTTTCAGAGCCATTTTCAATGCATGAAACTGTTCCCAGCTTTCCAGCGCGAATGCAAAATCGAGGTCGCGTGTTGCCGTGCCCGTTCTGCGATTCCAGCCGTTGACGAGAATCAGGTCTCGTGCGGCCGCTCCAATGAGAAGGCATTTCACCCCGCGCCGTTGAGCTGTCGAGACAACCGTCGCCATGGCTTCGGCAGTCGGGCGGTCGAGCGGGATCTCAAGCTTGAAGGTCATGTTCGATCTTCGCTTCGTAGAGTTTTCTGGCGATCTCGATGTTTCTGGGATCGAGACTCGACAAAAGGTCGGCATAGACGAGAATCGCCGGTGCGATATCCGGGTGACGGGAGTCGAGGCTGAAGTTCCAGAATGCCGGCAGGAGCTCGATGAACCCCTTCGGATCGGGAACCAGGCGATGCCGGCGAATGAGCTTTTCCATGCCTTCTTCCATCGAATCCGGAGGCAGATAGATCGTCTGGCGGGCTGGTTTGAGGATTCTCAGAAGTTTGTCGGCGGCAACCTCGCCGCTCCAGCAGGCGTTCACCTCGCGCACGTCGGCGTTTGTATACCAATTGATATCTCTGCAGGTGAATCGCCGGGCATGCAGTTTGGGCCGAAGAATACCCGGATACATATTCACCCATGCGTCAAAACAACGCCGGGTATCGATCTCGATGGCGCCGGGCGCCGCCCGGAGGATATGCCCCGTGTGGCGGAGCCTCTGAATGGAAATACTGACGGCGCCGAGCGAGATGCCGGCTTTTTCCGCCATTGTGCGGTATGACGTGTTGCGGGCGTCGCGGTCGCACAGGAGCGTGAACAGCAGGCGTAACGACGTTGCATTGATCGCATTCCTGGCGGTGGTTTGTGCATGGGGGCTGTTTCTGGGATTGCCTCGCGTGAAGATATAGAACCCGGGCGCATTCACGAAGGCATTGCCCGAGGTGTCGATGAACGGAAGATCCAGCTTTCGGCAGGCGTCTGCCAGAGCAGAGGTCAGATGACCGGTGACGAGGATGCTCCGGTATTGCGGATGTTCGCCCCGTGCCCGTATTTCGGCGAGGGCGCCGATTCTGTCGACGGTCGCCCGGCACTCCGCGAGAAAGATGTGCCCGATATCGTTTCCTTCGAGACGAACCAGGAGACAGCCATGGCGATCACCCGGCTTGGGGGGAGATTTCTCGATCGCGCCTTTCATGCCTGTCGTGCGCTCGAGGGCCGCGAGCGCCTGTTCGACGAGGTCTCGCATTTCAAAAGGCGCCCTGGTGCGTCCCATGCCCGACACCCCTGTGTTCATTTTCTATCTTTGTTCACGAAACGTGAACATATTATAAATATGAACAAAGTTGCGGGGTTTGGCAACAGAAAGAAATCATATTTTGCCCAACTTGCCGAACTTGCACACAACTTGCACATGAATTGCACCGACGGTGCAACTGCGCAAAACGCCAAAAGCCGCATCAGTAAAGAATATCAAGGTGTGTCACCCGGCCGGAATTGCACCGGAATTGCACCAGACTTGCACGCAACTTGCACATTGTTTTCATTCCGGGTCAAATGCGGCAAGTTGCGGAACTTGCATGAACTTGCCTGGAACATGACACGGCCATGCCTGTGAAAACCGCGATAAACAGGGGAGTTTCCCGGTTTCATGAAATTCGAAACTTGCATGAAACTTGCCTGAACTTGCGGAGTTTTCGCAAATCATTCCGCAGTCAGCTGGATCGTGCCGCCGGCTTCGAGGTGGGGGCGGGCGCGTTGGAGCAGGTCGAGGAGGGCGTCGAGGTCTTTGATGGTGGTGATGGCGCGGGGGGCTTTGATGCGCTTTGGCGCCGGGGGTTTCAGGGGAACGGCAGGGTCGGCGGTTTTTGAAGGTGCGGGGTGTTGGGGCCCCGGGTGGGTGTCCGGGCCGGGATACGACGATCCGGTGGCCGCGCCGGTGTCGTCAGGTGCATGCGTGGGCTCGGCGGGGGCGGCCTGGCGGCGGACGTCGTCCCGGATGCGCTTGATTTTCTGATCGAGCGAGTAGTGGCCGTTGAGGAGTTTGCGGATGCCGGCCAGGTCCGGGGTGGCGACGGGGAGCAGGGCTTCGAGGCCGGCGCCGAGGCGGCCCTTGTCGTCGGTGCCGAGGCGGTTCCACTCGGGCATCGCCCGCACCTCGGTCTTCTGCTCGTCGAGCCAGGCGGTTTCGGTTTCGAGGAAGGCCTTCGCGTGTCCGGCGGCCATCGCCCGCAGCTCGGTGACCTTCTGACGCATCTCGGGCAGGATCGCGTGGAAATCCTCGCGGTCGAGACAGCCGGCCAGCTCGCGGCGCAGTTCCTCGGAGTCGCGTGCGAGGGCGCCGGGCGGGCCGTCGGGCGGAAGGTCGGCTATCTCCTTCAGCAGGGTGCGGGCCTCGGACGCAACCTCGCCGAGGCCGTTCTCGAAGGCGAGGCTGACGGCCCGCGCCCAGA is drawn from Candidatus Ozemobacteraceae bacterium and contains these coding sequences:
- a CDS encoding type IV toxin-antitoxin system AbiEi family antitoxin — its product is MGRTRAPFEMRDLVEQALAALERTTGMKGAIEKSPPKPGDRHGCLLVRLEGNDIGHIFLAECRATVDRIGALAEIRARGEHPQYRSILVTGHLTSALADACRKLDLPFIDTSGNAFVNAPGFYIFTRGNPRNSPHAQTTARNAINATSLRLLFTLLCDRDARNTSYRTMAEKAGISLGAVSISIQRLRHTGHILRAAPGAIEIDTRRCFDAWVNMYPGILRPKLHARRFTCRDINWYTNADVREVNACWSGEVAADKLLRILKPARQTIYLPPDSMEEGMEKLIRRHRLVPDPKGFIELLPAFWNFSLDSRHPDIAPAILVYADLLSSLDPRNIEIARKLYEAKIEHDLQA
- a CDS encoding SAM-dependent methyltransferase — encoded protein: MAFDTETRNRLSRMVGAARTLLTEEFTRQLQEVHGIQPDGTVTGLERLTHLSDGERAASRALRDRVAHLAAGRETAKGAYAEAVDRVIREQAFTVLNRFAALRMAEERRLVEESVREGYRSKGFQVYLKIAGTALGTHYQRYCAYLSCLCDEISVDLGVLFDRHSPMGLLFPREPALLALLELIDAADLKHLWAEDETIGWIYQYFNSREERKAMRDASAAPRNSRELAVRNQFFTPRYVVQFLTDNTLGRIWYEMRKGNTRLAEACEFLVVRPGEAWEPRSMKDPRDLRLLDPACGSGHFLLYAYDLLAIMYEEAWNDPEAPASESTGKPLREEYPTLEALRAAVPGLILGRNLHGVDIDPRCAQIAQLSLWLRAQRSFRDAGLSRAARPLIRRTNVVVAEPMPGDAALVEEFAGTLDPPLLGALFKNIVTEMQLAGELGLLLKIEASIAGAVAEARSQFAAREREKKKGYLPGFEPERAQGELDFSGIDDQRFFEFLEPRLVEALHTFVSSAAAEAAGTRRRLFADDALQGLGLVETAGKTYDVVLMNPPFGACASTAKKTFEKSWPKTKNDVYAAFVERGIDLLHPRARLGAITSRTGFFLSSFQKWREEVILPKAPPAVFADLGHGVLDNAMVEVAAYCLEKSIIQ